A window of Candidatus Nitrospira allomarina genomic DNA:
TCATTTCTTGAAACATTTCAAGATCATAGCTAATTCGCCACAACATAAAGTCGCAATCACCTCTTATGCCTGTTGTGGTGTAGGGCACGACAATAACTTTGCCGGAATATTCTTCCGCAGCGCGGATGAATTCTTGCTTGCCGAGGTCTCGCTCTTCTTTGGGAAGACGTCTCCACAAAGGGTCGACTTTATAAAAAGCAAAATTGACAAATTGTTGTTTGGCAGCCTCTTCGGCACCAGCCATAATCATACCTCCCCTGGAAAGAAAACCCGTGTTTTTTTAATCACTTAAAAAAATAGGTCTTAACATCGCTACTGCAATATTGTCAATGAGCCGGTGGCATGATGGCTGTTAAGATCCATTTGGAAAAGGAGGAGTCAGAAATAGGACTTTAATCTTGAGGAGGGGAGCACCATTTTAGGTCATAGCCAATGAATCAAATCTTGTTTTTTCGACATTTTTCCTTATGTGTGGGGTCTTTGCTGGGGTTGGTAAAAGATGCTGGTTTTTGGTTTCTTTTGGCAGCGGGGCTGGTCATCTTAGTTTCCTCTCCGGTGTGGGGTATTGTTCCACATCCCTCGGAATTTCAAATTCTTGAAGCCATCAAAAATGGTCAGGAGGGAGCCCGAAGCCGAACTCCACCCGATAGGCTCTATTGGCATTTCGGGATATCTTCTGAAGAAGTTCCTCAGGCTCATGGATTTCTTATGACGAAATTAAATGGAATTGCGGTGATGTCCAGTCATTTTGCTCTTCGAGGAGAACGTCTCGCATCCCAGGATATTCAGCGAATTCTGGATGAAAAATCCCTTCAAGTCGTGGTGATAATTTTTGGGGATTCACCAACCTTTGCCCAAGATAGCTATCTGTTGCTTAAACAGGGAGATCGGTTAATCAAGCCTGATCGCATTCGGTTTGATGCCAGAGCGACGCTGCTCAGCCCAAACCAAGGCCCCCCCATGTATCGTGCAAAGATTGTGGCGTCCTTTAACTATGACGTTTTTGATGTCTTGGCTCAAACCACCGTCAAAGTTTTCCCAGGAACCGGAGGCGAAGTGACCTTTGATCTAGATTTTGCGTCCATTCCCTAAAGGTCATGGGGATAATGGAACGACTGTGTTTGATGCAATCGGGCTGAATCACTTGAACATGAAGTTCCTTCTTGCTGACATCATTGCTGTGGGTTCAGAATTGCTTCTGGGCGGACGCCTCGATAGTAATTCGGTATTCGTCGCACATCTTCTCGCTGAGTGTGGCATTGAGGTTCGGAAAAAAATCTCTGTTGGTGATCAAAAATGTGATATTCAAGAAGCTCTTCGTGGCTCGATGAAGCGCGCTCATGTGATCGTCTTGACGGGTGGCCTCGGTTCAACACTGGATGATTGTACCCGTGAGGCTGTTGCCGCGACGCTTCAATGTCCACTGATCAAACGAAAAAAAGCCTATGACAATCTCAAGGCTTACTATCGACGCTTTGGAAGACCGGTCACACCGCTATTGGCCATGCAGGCTTTTCTTCCTTCCCGAGCCACGATGTTGGTGAATACCGTGGGCACGGCTCCCGGTTTTTTGATGCGTAGCGGGCGATCAGTCATTATTGCATTACCAGGTGTTCCTCGTGAGGCCAAAGTTATGATGGTTTCTCAGGTTCAGCCGATACTCCGAAAGTTATTCAACAGCAACAGGCACTATTGGCACCATACATTTCAGACTTTTGGATTGCCCGAATCCGATGTTCAAACGCGATTGAATCCTTTTTTAAAGGACAATCGAAATTTTCAGATTGGAATCTTAGCTTCGCCCAGGGGAGTGACGGTGAGGGTGAGTTGTTGGGTGTTCGACGGCCCACCCGTTACTGTGAAGGAAATATCCCCGGGCCTCCTGGAAAGGAATCACATGATTCACCAGATCCGTGATTGTTTAGGCCCCTGGCTCTTTGCCGAAGGTGAACGTACCATGGAGGAAATTGTCGGGGAAGTCTTACAAGCCCGTTCCTGGACCATGGCAGTCGCCGAATCCTGTACCGGAGGATTAGTGGCCCATCGTTTGACTGGCGTGCCCGGCAGTTCGCGTTATGTGAACCGGGGAGTCGTATCTTATAGTAATGAAGCGAAACGAGAACTCGTGGGAGTTCCCTCCTCGACGCTTCGTCGATATGGGGCCGTGAGCTCACAGGTAGCCATAGCCATGGCCAAAGGAATTCGTATGCGAAGTCGAGTTGATGTGGGAGTTGGAGTCACGGGAATTGCGGGTCCTGGGGGAGGGACTCTGAACAAGCCAGTGGGGCTGGTGTATGGAGCGATTGATGGTCCGCATGGGCCTCAGAGTCAATGCTGGAGATTTCATGGGGATCGAGCGGAAATTACATTGAAGACCTCTCAGGCTGTTCTGGATTTGATCCGACGATACGCCAATGAAGCGGTATTTTAATCAGAAGAGTCTGCGAGTCTTTCTTGCTGTTGAAATTTCCTTGGATTTGCGCCGGAAGGTGGTTGAACTTCAACGTCGGCTGCGAGAAAGCTTGCCAGTGGTCAATTGGGTTCGCCCTGAGTCGATACACCTCACACTGAAATTTCTTGGTTATGTGGACGCTTCCATGGTGGAACCGGTTTTGACTGCCATTGAGCCTATCCGAACAAGTCAGCCTCCTCTCACCTTAGAGGTTCAGGGGCTGGGGGTCTTTCCGCATCTTCGACGTCCACGGATACTGTGGATCGGATGTACGGGAGATATTCCTGGCTTGGTCAATCTTGTTTCACGAATCGAAGGTGCGGTGGAACCGTTAGGCTTTCCTCCTGAGGAGAAGCCCTATTTCCCTCATTTGACTTTGGCCAGGATCAAACATGACCAATCTCAGGTTGGTGGCGTACTGACTCATTCCGGCTTACTGGAGCAACCTCAGAACCTTGGGATACTCCATGTTGACCGTATCACACTTTTTCGCAGTGAGGTGACCCAATCCGGTGCGGAATATACGGCTTTGAGGACGGTGCCATTCAATGAGCCTGGATCACATTTTTCAATCTAAGTTAGGCATTTACCTGTTAAAGAGTGTGGGGTAAGATAGCCGCCACTTTGCATGCTCAGAAATATTGAACAAAAGGATACCCAATGGCAGAACGCGTAGCTCCTCAAAAAGAGACCCAAAAAGACGGAAAAAAACGAGCGCTGGATTTGGCTCTGACCCAAATTGAAAAGCAATTTGGCAAAGGGGCCATTATGAAGCTAGGGACAGAAGACGTTCCTCGTGATATTCCGGCCATTTCGACGGGGTCTCTCGGGCTTGATATGGCCTTGGGCATCGGAGGGTTGCCTCGAGGTCGAATCATTGAGGTCTTCGGACCGGAGTCGTCTGGAAAAACCACGTTGTGCCTGCATGCCATTGCCGAAGCGCAGAAAGCCGGCGGGGCGGCAGCCTTTATCGATGCCGAGCATGCGTTGGATATCACCTATGCTAAAAAGCTAGGGGTCCACACCGATGATCTGCTGGTGGCCCAGCCGGATACTGGCGAACAGGCTCTGGAGATTGCCGAAACGCTGGTTCGAAGCGGGGCGTTGGATATCATTGTCGTTGATTCCGTTGCAGCTTTGGTCCCTCGTGCCGAAATCGAAGGGGAAATGGGAGATTCCCATATGGGGCTTCAGGCGAGATTAATGTCCCAGGCCTTGCGAAAACTAACCGGGGCTATTTCCAAGTCTCAAGCTTCGGTGGTATTTATCAATCAGATTCGCATGAAAATTGGGGTGATGTTTGGTAATCCCGAGACCACAACCGGCGGCAACGCTTTGAAATTTTATTCTTCAGTGCGGTTGGATATTCGCCGGATTGAATCGATTAAAGAGGGGCAGGAAGTGATGGGGAGTCGGGTGCGGGTGAAAGTGGTCAAAAATAAAATGGCGCCACCCTTTAAACAAGCCGAATTTGACGTCATGTTCGCCGAAGGTATTTCCAAAGTCGGGGAATTAGTGGACTTAGGCGTTGAGCGTCGAATCGTAGATAAAGCTGGAGCGTGGTATTCTTATAAGGAGGAACGGCTCGGTCAGGGCCGGGAGGCGGTCAAAACCTTTCTGAAAAGTAATCCGGATATTGCCCAGGACATCGACACGCAATTACGAAACAGCTATGGCCTTTCCGGGGAGCCTCAAAAACAAGAGGAATCATCCACGCCTGTCAGTCCCAACGCAAAAAAATCAGCTGGGGATCGTGACTGATCTGGCCTGGAGGCAAAATCATCTTGAGCAAAAATCATTGATATGATTGCAACATCACTTGAGCTTCGGCAGGCGTTTGTAAGCTACTTTTCAAGCCGTGGGCATTCGGTGGTGCCCAGCGGGCCACTCATTCCGCAAGCAGATCCTACTCTCCTGTTTACCAACGCGGGTATGAATCAATTTAAAAGTGTGTTCCTGGGTGAGGAATCCCGGCCCTATGACCGGGCCGTCTCCATTCAAAAATGTCTGCGGGCGGGGGGAAAACATAATGATTTGGAGAACGTGGGTTTTACCCGACGCCATCACACGTTTTTTGAAATGCTGGGCAATTTTTCATTTGGAGATTATTTTAAAGAGGAAGCAATTGCGTTTGGGTGGGAATTTCTCACTCAAATGGCCGGCCTGCCGCCTGATCGATTGTGGGTGACGGTGTTTCGTGAAGATCAGGAAGCCTATGATTTATGGCATACACGAATGGGTATTCCAGAGAGTCGCCTTGTTCGTCTGGGTGAAAAGGACAATTTTTGGCAAATGGGAGAGACGGGTCCCTGTGGTCCTTGCAGCGAAATTCTCATTGATCAGGGTGAGGCATTCGGATGTGGGCGGTCGACCTGTGCCGTTGGGTGTGACTGTGATCGATATCTCGAGATTTGGAATTTGGTGTTTATGCAGTTTGATCGGGATTCTGTTGGCACACTCAATCCTCTACCCAGACCAAGTATTGACACCGGAATGGGGTTAGAGCGGTTGGCAGCGGTAACCCAGGGAGTCGCGTCAAATTATGATAGCGATGTGTTCAGCCCTATTTTGGAACGGATAGGGAAAAATACCGGAAAGGTGTATGGTACTTCCCCAACGGCTGACCGGTCGATGCGGGTGATTGCGGACCATCTGCGGGCGATGACCTTTTTAATCACTGAAGGGGTGTTGCCATCGAATGAGGGGCGTGGCTATGTCCTGCGACGGATCATGCGTCGAGCCTCACGGCATGGCCGGTTATTGGGGGTGGAGCGAGAATTTTTATATGACCTGGTATTCTCCGTAATTGATCTAATGGATTCGGTCTATCCGGATCTTCGTTCGATGAAAGATACGGTTTCTGAGATTGTGCAGGGGGAGGAAACACGGTTTATTGGAACCTTAGAACAGGCCTTGCCTCTCCTTAATCAAATCCTGGAGGAAGCCAAGCAACAGGGGAGCCAAATCTTAGGAGGGGAAGCGGTTTTTAAGTTATATGATACCTACGGTTTCCCCCTGGATTTGGTGGAAGATGCTGCACGAGAAGAAGGGTTGGCCGTCGATCATGTTGGGTATGAGCAAGCGCTAGAGGCGCAACGTGATCGAGCCAGAAAAACTGCCAGGTTTAGCCAGGCAGATTCTCGAAGCGACCTGGTGAATGCTCTCGGGCAATTCCCTTTGACTAAATTTGTGGGGTATGCCAGTCAGGAAGATAGAGGGAAACTACTTGCCTTGGTGAAGGACGAGCATGTCATCAAGGAAGCCAAGCAAGGGGAGATGGTAGAGTGTGTCCTGGACACCACGCCTTTTTATCCTGAAGGTGGTGGACAGGTCGGGGATCAGGGAACGTTGGTGGGCCCATCGGCAAGAATTGTCGTCCATGATACGACAAAGCTGGCAAAGGGGTGGTTTCTCCACAAGGGCCAGGTCATCGAAGGATCTGTTCATGTTGGCGATGTTCTCACCGCCACGGTACAGGGTCATTTAAGGCAGAGCGCGGCACGAAATCATACGGCGACCCATCTTCTTCATGCCGCATTGCGGGAAATTTTAGGTCCTCATGTGAAGCAACATGGATCTTTGGTGGCCCCAAATCGATTGCGATTTGATTTTTCACATTTCAAAGGATTGACCCCCAAAAATATTGAAGAAATCGAAGGACTGGTGAACGAACAAATCCGTCAGAACCTGACTGTTAAGGTTGAAGAAATGGAAATTCAGGATGCTCTAAGTCGAGGTGCTCTGGCTTTTTTTGGTGATAAGTATGGTGAGCAGGTTCGGGTTGTAGAAATGGGTTCGTTTAGTCAGGAATTGTGCGGGGGAACACATTGTGCTCGAACAGGAGATGTCGGTCTGTTTCGTATTGTGTCCGAAGGAGGTATTGCGGCAGGTGTCCGGCGTATTGAGGCGCTCACGGGCGAGGGAGCTGTGGCCCAAACTCAGCATCAGGAGGCCGAATGGAGAGAATTGGCCGCCGTGCTGAAAGCCGGTCCCAATGAAGTCGTTGAAAAAGTCAGGAAACTTGTTGGAACCCTCCGTGATACCGAACGCGAATTAGAGCGTGCGAAACAAAAATTGCTTGATCAGCAAGGTGCTGCTCAGGAAGCGTCGATTCGGGACATAGACGGGATGCCGATCCTTATCCAGCGAATCGATGGTTTGACTATCCAAGAATTGCGAACCTTCTCTGATAAGCTTCGCCACAAAGTGCCTTCGGGTATTTTGGTTTTGGGGTCGGTCAAAGAAGGAAAAGTTTCGTTATTGGTTATTGTGGCCAAAGAACAGGCTCACAAAATCCCTGCAGGAAAAGTCGCTCAACATGTGGCTCAACTTGTTGGGGGGTCTGGAGGCGGCCGACCAGATATGGCTCAGGCGGGTGGTAATCAACCAGAACGGTTAGATGAGGCCTTGCGGAGCGTTTATGACTATGTTGCCTCACACAGAGGTACCTTGAAGGAGGAATAAACTCCCTCAGCATGATGATGTAGCTGCATTGTCCCCCCACATGGACCGACGGGGAGCAGGAAAGGGGACGTCGTGACATGATCCTTGTTCGCCGGACAGTAGTAAGTCTTTTAACGGTGGTAGTTCTGGTCATGGGTGGTTTTATGTGGATGAATCAACCCATGGGTGGATCAACCCAACCGGTTCTTGTCGAGATCCCACCCGGTACTCCATTTACGCAGGTTTCCCACATTCTCGATCACCATAACCTTATTGGATCAGAATGGTTTTTTACGCTTTTGGGGCGTGTGCAGCGGGTCGATCGAAATATCATTCCAGGCGAATATGAACTGAATGCGGGAATGCAACCCACCGAATTACTGCACAAACTTGTGAAAGGTGAAGTTTATCAATATGCCATTACCATTCCCGAAGGCTATACCGTTGCACAAATTGCGGACATCCTGGATCATAAACGTCTTGCCGTCAAGCAGGATATTTTTCGATTAAGCCATGACCCGATATTTATTCAGAGCCTGAATATCCAGGCCCCTACATTAGAGGGTTACCTTTTTCCTGATACTTACCATTTTTCTCGCTTTACTCCGCCGGAATCCATTATTCGAACATTTGTTCATCGGTTTCATGATGTGATGATTCCAGAATTCAAAGACCGGGCAATGGCCATGGGCATGACTCTTCAGGAGGTGTTGACCCTAGCCTCCGTGGTGGAAAAGGAAACGGGGCTGGCAGCCGAACGACCCTTGGTTGCCGGAGTATTTCATAATCGTCTCCGGCTGGGCATTCCCTTGCAGAGCGACCCCACCGTCATCTACGCCCTCGAATCGTTTGATGGAAATATTCGAAAAGCCGATCTGTCGGTAGATAGTCCCTACAACACCTACAAGGTACGCGGGCTTCCCCCTGGACCCATTGCTAATCCGGGTTTGGCTGCAATTCATGCTGCGCTCTATCCTACGACAACCGATTTTGTCTATTTTGTGGCACGGAACGATGGGAGTCATCAATTTTCTGTGACATTAGCGGATCATAATAAGGCGGTAGACTTTTACCAACGACGATCGATGAGTAAACGTGCTTCGTAAGTGATTGATTGTGTAATATCCGTTATGGGTGTTTATGAAGCAATAAGCCGACTGGGATTAAAGCTGCCTGCGGCACCTTGTCCAGTCGGGTCATATGTTCCGGCTCGTCAGGCAGGAGACTTAATCTTTGTGAGTGGGGTGCTGCCTTTTCGTGACGGGCAAATTGTGTACCCTGGAAAACTCGGGCGAGAGCTGACGGTAGAAGAAGGATCTGCTGCTGCCCAGTTAGCCATGCTAAATGGGTTAGCCATCCTTCAAGAGATGATGGGAGATCTTGCCTGTCTCAAACAGGTGGTGCGTTTGACGGGGCATGTAGCGTCCGTGGAAGGTTTTGTGGATCAGCCTGCGGTGATTAACGGGGCTTCTGATTTGTTGGTTAAGCTGTTTGGAGATACCGGCCGTCATGCCAGATTAGCTCTTGGGGCATTCGAATTACCTCTTCATGCTCCAATTGAGCTTGAATTGATCGTTCAAGTGTCACACCCTTAAGCTGGTTCGTATTTCTTAATCATCCCTTCAGCGTGTGCCATCCCGACTCCTGCTTTGGTAAGGATTGACTCCCCTTGGTCCTGTAGCCGCATCATTTGAGATTTCAGGGGTCGCTATGGTTGGATATCCGAATTGGTTCAGCGATATTTTTTTGGCTTGTTCAAATCGGAAGACCGCCATTAGGAGCGTCAGGAGATCTTTACATAATGTGGTGTGGGACTTTTTTACTCCCATTTGGTCCTAAAATGGCATTTGGTAAACGAAGAGTTTAGCTGAAAATCTATGATATAAAATGGCTGTGAATGTTCATCATTCTGTTGGTGCAGTTCTCTAAATTGACGCATGAAAAGATCGCTTGATATAGTCATTGTGGACACCCGCTCTGACTTGGTTCCATCCCCTGTGTTGGTAGCCACGAAGTTGGGTTGGCTCCTCTTCTCAGTTTAATTTAATGAAGAAGTCCATTGTTCATACCTAATTCATTTTTTGAATCAATAAGCAAGGTTTGTTACCTATGAAACGAGTTCGAAGTCTCATGAGCGTTGCCTTAGGTTTTTTTCTTTTTTCATCAGTGGCCTATGCTGAAATGTTCCCTTCCGATGGACCGCCGGGCACGACAGTGACCATTAGTGGGGAAGGTTTTGGTGAATTTCAAAATACCCAGGCTAATCGAGTGGAATTTCAGGGGGTCTCGGCCCTCATTCAATCCTGGGAACCTGATTTCATTCTGGTTAAGGTGCCTTTGCACGCTCGTTCCGGCCCGGTAATGGTTATCAACGGATCGGCCAAAAGAGAAGCCGGAATTTTTTCTGTTACTAATGTACGTATTGCCAGCTTGAATCCTTCGAAAGCCGAAGCGGGTTCCTTGCTCACGATTGTTGGTGAACATTTCGGCAATACGGCTGGGTCTCGTGATCCCAATACCATGTTCGGGGTCAATCAAGTGATAATCAATGGGATTCGGGCAGAGGTGCGGCGGTGGCGGCCTACCAAAATTGAAGTTCTCATTCCGGCTAATGCCAAGTCCGGTGATGTGGAAGTGCGCTTAGCGTCAAGCGACCCACTACCGGATGGATCATGTTGTGCTCCTGTTGAGTATGCGGTTAGTAATGCCGTCCCTTTGACCATAATTCCTTCTATTGCCTTTGATCCTACTGAGGGCCCAATCGGAAGTAAGGTCATACTGTCGGGTCAGGGGTTTGGAGAAAGCCGACCTGAAGATGGACGAATATATTTTGGCGGAAAGCCTGCGATCATTGCGCAGTGGTCCGATCGAACCATCGTGGCCCATGTGCCCTTAAATGCCCAATCAGGTTCTCTGATGCTCCATCGAGAAGGAAAGGAGCGGGAGATTGGAACATTTACCATATTGACCAGTCAGATATCAGGAATGATTCCCCCTCAAGGACCAATTGGAACACTCGTGACGATTAAGGGGAAAAATTTTGGTGTGTATTCAGAAGCCGGCGGCACTGCATATGCCTTTGATTTTCTTTCCGGGGGCAACGGGGTGGAGATTGGGGGAGTGCCGGCTGTCATTCACCGTTGGCTTGATGAACAAATTGATGTATGGGTGCCATTCAGCGCCAAAAGCGGGCCGGTAATCGTGAAACGTGGAGGAGCTACTCCTAAAATTGATGGCACCTGTTGTGAGCGACAAGAGATTGTGACATTAAAGGCAGGAGACTTTACTGTTGTTCAGCCGGAAATTCACTCCTATTCTCCTAAAGAAGCCGGCTTGGACGAAGTCGTGACTATTACTGGTAAGGGATTTGGTGAATTTTTGAAAATTTCCGAAGCCACTCGTTTATCTCTCAATCAGGATGCCCATGACTGGCATAATTATAGATTAGGGCAGGATGTGTCTCGCAGTGAGGTGTTGGTGAACGGCATTGCAACCCATGTCGAATCATGGACCGATACGGAGATTAGGATCCGTGTCCCTCGCCGTCCGGCCTTTGGTTTTGGAAACCCCGAAGGTTTTGAGCCTGACCTCACTAAAGGGGAACTGATTTTGAAGCGAGGGTCATGGGATATGCTCGATACCGGCGAATGCTGTACGCCCAAAAAGTATATTACTATCGTGGGGGGGCCATTTACGATTTTACAGAGAGGCCTTCCTGACAAAGATTATTGGAATGAAAAAGGGCGAGCCCAGTAATGAATTCTGGCATGATTGGGAAACTTGATCTAATGAAAAATCTCCCTGACTGGAATCGAATGGTGAAAGGTCTGTGTGTGTTGGGAGTTCTTGCTGGTATAGCCTTAGTTGTGAACCCTCAGCCAACCTTTCCTCAAACCACTCCGTCTGCCCTCACACTCCAGACCAGTCCTACCAAGGTGACTTTTCTTGGTGTGCATTTTCTGGATGCCAGGAAGGGATGGATCGTTGGAGCAGGAGGAACGATTCTTCACACCGACGATGGTGGAGCTACCTGGAATTCGAGCCCTCGACGCACCAATGCGTTATTAACTGCGGTGACTTTTGCTGATGCAACGCACGGATGGATTCTTGGACAAAACGGAACGATATTACATACTGTAGATGGTGGAAAACAGTGGATCCCGCAGGAGAGTGGGACAAATGGAACGCTCTACGCGGCTGATTTTCTTACACCTGAACATGGATGGGTGGTCGGTTCCCGTGGCGTCATTTTACACACTGAAGACGGGGGAGAGAGCTGGGCTGATCAGGTGAGTGGGACGACAGCAGATCTCTTTGGTGTTCATTTTCTTAATGAAAAACATGGTTGGGCTGTTGGTGCCCTTGGTGTCATCTTGGCGACTACTGACGGGGGAAAGAGTTGGGGGCTCCAGACCACCAATAATCCCGCCACATTTTTTGATATTGTGTTTACGGATAATGTGGCTGGATGGGTTGTTGGGACGCAGGGAACTATGTTCCAAACGCTGAATGGAGGCGAAGTATGGGTTGATCACACTCGACCCTGTGGAAGTCCATGCATTAAACCAGCCGATTTGGTGAATATTAGTTTTATAAACCCCCTGGTTGGTCGAATTGTTGGTGAGCGGGGGACCATTTTAGAGACTCACAACGCCGGCTTTACATGGCAGGAAATCGAACCCCTAAACTCTGAAACCCTGTACGCTCAATCATTCCTTGAACTTTCCAATGGGTTTGCTGTGGGAGACCATGGGACGATCATTCGTTTGAATTCTTCGCCATCTCATCCCTAGTGCTGGGCGCTTCGGTTTAATTCTCACAGATAGTTAAGTCTGGCTTGTAGAATGACTAATGAAGCCAGGCTGGCTGTTTCTGCTCGTAAAATTCCCTGTCCCAACGTGGCAAAAACAACATTCAGGTTCTTGGCTATTTGTCGTTCCTCTTTCGTCCAACCTCCTTCTGGACCGATGAGCACCGTCATGCCATTTGGATCATCAGATGGTAAGGCTATGGTCGATAGTGAAGCCGTCTCCTGCCGCTCGGCCAACATAATTTGTAACCCTTTATTTTTCTGCCGTAGAAAATCCTGGAAGGTCTGTATGGGAAGTATCTTTGGGATGCTCCATCGCTCACTTTGCTGTGCGGCTTCCAATGCAATGCGATCCCAACGTTCCTGATAATTCTTTGCATGTGATGGATACACTCGTGGAATAACTCTTTCGGTAATCAGTGGTACAAGTGCGTGGACCCCAAGTTCGGTGGCTTTTTGGATGACCCAGGCCATTTTTTCCCCTTTTAAAACGGCTTGTGCCAAGATAATTGGGGTAGTGGAGGAGAGCGGGGATTTTTGGATACTTAGAACCGTCGAGTAGAGAGCCTGCTTGGTTATTTGAAGAATTGTGGTATGGTATCGACAATTTTGCTCATCATTTAGAATCAGCTGGTCTCCCGGTCTCATTCGTAAACTTTTTGAAAGATGACTGAATAAGGGGTCGGAGATCGTGATTCTTTCATCATCAACCTGGGTTGAATGAATGAAAAAGACGGGCATCTGTTTCCGTGAGGGGGGGAGAGGCAGTAAAAGCGGCAGGTTAATCAAACATGTTTTTAACTTTATCGAACAGGCCTTCTCCTTGCGTGTCCGTAGAGATTCCGCACTCCTCCGCATAAGCGGAAAGAAGTTCGTGTTGTTTTGGGGTTAGTTTTGTAGGAATTTGAATTTTAGTCCGAATCAGTTGATCGCCACGAGTTTGGGACTTAAGCCCGGGAGCACCCAACCCTTTGAGCCGGAGAATTTGATCGTGTTGGGTCCCTGCGGGGATTTTTACCATGGTGGTTCCACTTAATGTAGGCACTTCGACTTTTCCCCCAAGTGTCGCTGTTACAAAATCCAAGCGAAGGTCATAGAGTATCTCTTGGCCCTTCCGTTGAAAGTGTGGATGAGGCCGTACATTGAGCGCCACATACAAATCTCCAGGAGGTCCGCCATTCATGCCATGTTCGCCTTCATGGGAAAGTCGAAGTCTCATGCCGGATTCGACTCCAGCTGGAATGGTAACTGCTAAAAGCCGTTCCTTGTGAACGCGTCTTTGTCCTCTGCATGTCTTGCATGGGTCAGCAATGACTTGACCTGACCCTTGGCATTGCCCACAGGTTCGATTAATGGTGAAAAAACCCTGTTGCAACCGTATTTGTCCAGCCCCTCGGCATGCGGAACAGGGTTTGACGCCTTGATCGGATTTCGCGCCAGTTCCATGGCAGGTTTCACAGACCTCCCAACGAGGAATTTTGAGTTTGGCTTCCTTGCCGTTAATGGCCTCTTCAAAGGAAATTTCTAAGTTATATTGAAGATCATTGCCCTGTTCGGCTCGATTATGCCC
This region includes:
- the mltG gene encoding endolytic transglycosylase MltG, yielding MILVRRTVVSLLTVVVLVMGGFMWMNQPMGGSTQPVLVEIPPGTPFTQVSHILDHHNLIGSEWFFTLLGRVQRVDRNIIPGEYELNAGMQPTELLHKLVKGEVYQYAITIPEGYTVAQIADILDHKRLAVKQDIFRLSHDPIFIQSLNIQAPTLEGYLFPDTYHFSRFTPPESIIRTFVHRFHDVMIPEFKDRAMAMGMTLQEVLTLASVVEKETGLAAERPLVAGVFHNRLRLGIPLQSDPTVIYALESFDGNIRKADLSVDSPYNTYKVRGLPPGPIANPGLAAIHAALYPTTTDFVYFVARNDGSHQFSVTLADHNKAVDFYQRRSMSKRAS
- the recA gene encoding recombinase RecA, producing the protein MAERVAPQKETQKDGKKRALDLALTQIEKQFGKGAIMKLGTEDVPRDIPAISTGSLGLDMALGIGGLPRGRIIEVFGPESSGKTTLCLHAIAEAQKAGGAAAFIDAEHALDITYAKKLGVHTDDLLVAQPDTGEQALEIAETLVRSGALDIIVVDSVAALVPRAEIEGEMGDSHMGLQARLMSQALRKLTGAISKSQASVVFINQIRMKIGVMFGNPETTTGGNALKFYSSVRLDIRRIESIKEGQEVMGSRVRVKVVKNKMAPPFKQAEFDVMFAEGISKVGELVDLGVERRIVDKAGAWYSYKEERLGQGREAVKTFLKSNPDIAQDIDTQLRNSYGLSGEPQKQEESSTPVSPNAKKSAGDRD
- a CDS encoding RidA family protein; its protein translation is MGVYEAISRLGLKLPAAPCPVGSYVPARQAGDLIFVSGVLPFRDGQIVYPGKLGRELTVEEGSAAAQLAMLNGLAILQEMMGDLACLKQVVRLTGHVASVEGFVDQPAVINGASDLLVKLFGDTGRHARLALGAFELPLHAPIELELIVQVSHP
- the alaS gene encoding alanine--tRNA ligase, which gives rise to MIATSLELRQAFVSYFSSRGHSVVPSGPLIPQADPTLLFTNAGMNQFKSVFLGEESRPYDRAVSIQKCLRAGGKHNDLENVGFTRRHHTFFEMLGNFSFGDYFKEEAIAFGWEFLTQMAGLPPDRLWVTVFREDQEAYDLWHTRMGIPESRLVRLGEKDNFWQMGETGPCGPCSEILIDQGEAFGCGRSTCAVGCDCDRYLEIWNLVFMQFDRDSVGTLNPLPRPSIDTGMGLERLAAVTQGVASNYDSDVFSPILERIGKNTGKVYGTSPTADRSMRVIADHLRAMTFLITEGVLPSNEGRGYVLRRIMRRASRHGRLLGVEREFLYDLVFSVIDLMDSVYPDLRSMKDTVSEIVQGEETRFIGTLEQALPLLNQILEEAKQQGSQILGGEAVFKLYDTYGFPLDLVEDAAREEGLAVDHVGYEQALEAQRDRARKTARFSQADSRSDLVNALGQFPLTKFVGYASQEDRGKLLALVKDEHVIKEAKQGEMVECVLDTTPFYPEGGGQVGDQGTLVGPSARIVVHDTTKLAKGWFLHKGQVIEGSVHVGDVLTATVQGHLRQSAARNHTATHLLHAALREILGPHVKQHGSLVAPNRLRFDFSHFKGLTPKNIEEIEGLVNEQIRQNLTVKVEEMEIQDALSRGALAFFGDKYGEQVRVVEMGSFSQELCGGTHCARTGDVGLFRIVSEGGIAAGVRRIEALTGEGAVAQTQHQEAEWRELAAVLKAGPNEVVEKVRKLVGTLRDTERELERAKQKLLDQQGAAQEASIRDIDGMPILIQRIDGLTIQELRTFSDKLRHKVPSGILVLGSVKEGKVSLLVIVAKEQAHKIPAGKVAQHVAQLVGGSGGGRPDMAQAGGNQPERLDEALRSVYDYVASHRGTLKEE
- the thpR gene encoding RNA 2',3'-cyclic phosphodiesterase yields the protein MKRYFNQKSLRVFLAVEISLDLRRKVVELQRRLRESLPVVNWVRPESIHLTLKFLGYVDASMVEPVLTAIEPIRTSQPPLTLEVQGLGVFPHLRRPRILWIGCTGDIPGLVNLVSRIEGAVEPLGFPPEEKPYFPHLTLARIKHDQSQVGGVLTHSGLLEQPQNLGILHVDRITLFRSEVTQSGAEYTALRTVPFNEPGSHFSI
- a CDS encoding CinA family nicotinamide mononucleotide deamidase-related protein, which encodes MKFLLADIIAVGSELLLGGRLDSNSVFVAHLLAECGIEVRKKISVGDQKCDIQEALRGSMKRAHVIVLTGGLGSTLDDCTREAVAATLQCPLIKRKKAYDNLKAYYRRFGRPVTPLLAMQAFLPSRATMLVNTVGTAPGFLMRSGRSVIIALPGVPREAKVMMVSQVQPILRKLFNSNRHYWHHTFQTFGLPESDVQTRLNPFLKDNRNFQIGILASPRGVTVRVSCWVFDGPPVTVKEISPGLLERNHMIHQIRDCLGPWLFAEGERTMEEIVGEVLQARSWTMAVAESCTGGLVAHRLTGVPGSSRYVNRGVVSYSNEAKRELVGVPSSTLRRYGAVSSQVAIAMAKGIRMRSRVDVGVGVTGIAGPGGGTLNKPVGLVYGAIDGPHGPQSQCWRFHGDRAEITLKTSQAVLDLIRRYANEAVF